One window of Paludibacter propionicigenes WB4 genomic DNA carries:
- a CDS encoding IMPACT family protein, which yields MPMSDTYKTISSPAEGIYKEKGSKFLSFAIPVKTAEEIKEIIKEYRKLYYDARHVCYAYMLGAEHKDFRANDDGEPSGTAGRPILGQINSRELTDVLVIVVRYFGGVLLGTGGLVVAYKEATADALNRAEIIEKTVDEVISVRFDYLLMNDVMRIIKDTGAQITEQTFDNNCCLILTARKQDSELLKVKLIKIHGVSLD from the coding sequence ATCCCAATGTCAGATACTTATAAAACTATATCTTCTCCCGCAGAAGGAATATACAAAGAGAAAGGAAGTAAATTTCTGTCTTTTGCTATCCCTGTAAAAACTGCCGAAGAAATAAAAGAGATTATAAAAGAATATAGAAAACTGTATTACGATGCGCGCCATGTTTGCTATGCTTATATGCTTGGTGCTGAGCATAAAGATTTCAGAGCTAACGATGATGGAGAACCATCCGGTACAGCCGGCCGACCAATTTTAGGACAGATAAATTCTCGTGAGCTAACCGATGTATTGGTTATTGTAGTCCGTTATTTCGGTGGAGTTTTACTTGGTACAGGCGGACTGGTAGTGGCGTATAAAGAAGCTACAGCCGATGCTCTTAATCGGGCTGAAATAATTGAAAAAACGGTTGATGAGGTTATTTCAGTCAGGTTCGACTACCTGTTGATGAACGATGTGATGCGTATAATAAAAGATACTGGTGCACAAATCACTGAGCAGACATTTGATAACAACTGTTGTCTGATACTGACTGCCAGAAAACAGGACTCTGAACTGCTAAAAGTAAAACTCATTAAAATACACGGAGTAAGTTTAGATTAG
- a CDS encoding YitT family protein, with protein sequence MHPFIQYTIVRNIVKYKLKNKIETISAEDFENEVQNIKVEFSHWGSDIFFMLLGVVSASFGLKGFLLPNSFVDGGVTGISLITAELTTIPLSILLILINIPFLILAYFTVNKRFAVKSLFAIILLAVFVHAVPFPSVTDDKLLIAVFGGFFLGLGIGLAIRGGSVLDGTEVLAVYISRRTSLTIGDIILVFNVLIFSVAAYVFSIVIALYAILTYLAAAKTVDFVVSGIEEYIGVTIISEKNEEIRLAIIEKLGRGCTIYSGKKGFSKRGEPLKETNIIYTLVTRLELSKLNTEVEKIDNDAFIIMHSVKDAKGGMIKKRPLN encoded by the coding sequence ATGCATCCTTTTATTCAATATACTATAGTTCGGAATATTGTAAAATATAAACTGAAAAACAAAATCGAGACCATAAGTGCGGAAGATTTTGAGAATGAAGTTCAAAATATAAAAGTTGAGTTCTCTCATTGGGGAAGTGATATTTTCTTTATGTTACTGGGAGTGGTTTCTGCAAGTTTCGGATTAAAAGGTTTTTTATTGCCCAATTCGTTTGTAGATGGAGGAGTTACCGGTATATCGCTTATCACAGCCGAACTAACAACCATTCCTCTTTCTATTCTTTTGATTTTAATAAACATTCCATTCCTTATATTAGCCTATTTTACAGTAAATAAGCGCTTTGCAGTAAAAAGTTTATTTGCGATTATTCTATTGGCTGTATTTGTACATGCTGTACCTTTCCCCTCTGTTACTGACGATAAACTGCTGATAGCTGTTTTTGGAGGTTTCTTCTTGGGCTTAGGTATTGGGTTGGCTATCAGAGGCGGTTCGGTGTTGGATGGAACCGAAGTTCTCGCTGTATATATCAGCCGGCGAACTTCGTTGACCATTGGAGACATTATACTGGTTTTTAATGTATTGATATTCTCGGTTGCGGCTTATGTTTTTTCGATTGTAATTGCATTATATGCTATTCTTACTTATCTGGCGGCGGCAAAAACAGTGGATTTTGTGGTTTCTGGAATTGAGGAGTATATTGGTGTAACTATAATTTCAGAAAAAAACGAAGAGATCCGGCTGGCTATAATTGAAAAACTGGGACGTGGCTGTACCATTTATTCCGGTAAAAAAGGATTTAGCAAAAGAGGCGAGCCATTGAAGGAAACAAATATCATTTACACTTTGGTAACCAGATTGGAGTTGTCCAAACTGAATACAGAAGTAGAGAAAATAGACAATGACGCTTTTATAATCATGCATAGTGTGAAAGATGCCAAAGGCGGTATGATCAAGAAAAGACCGCTGAACTAA
- a CDS encoding SusC/RagA family TonB-linked outer membrane protein — protein MRAILCNLISIAVHKLAWIKPSGKLSTRGNLLKILFLIFICSTKLVAGNETTTPSVPASEIKVSGKIVDNEGYPMPGATVAIKGKATGVITQSDGTYSISVPSESSVLEFSFIGYTKQQFTVGSRTVFNVVMKPDATLLNELVVVGYAVEQKALLTGSVGVVNSETLNKIPVSTIDGVLQGQTSGLQVTQNSGTPGAAMSVRIRGVSSVSGSNQPLYVIDGIPVTTGDYAQIGYEGQGTNALSDLNPSDIESVTVLKDAAAASIYGARATNGVVVITTKRGKSQKSTLSVNLMHGVQQVGKKLKMLDARGWMEYSNDLAGSQRFTQSQMDNITVNTNWQDVIFRTAPTTKVELSVAGGNEKTKFYISGDYFQQDGILKGTDYNRLNSRLNLDHSLTDKISIGASLGISYAKTDRVEGDQSTHGVLPNGISTPAIFPVYNADGSYNQSGPYSNAISIVDGATNQNFSFRTIGNTFLNYNIIPGLTFSTKWGIDFLNFREHAFEYNTVQGKKYNGLGFEAYNNVMNAVSNNTLKYHFSLKKHDFDILAGYSFEKKQNRYSFTRAQDYPDENLQYTVSAATIVQSYANALDEGTESFFGRLNYNYDNKYIASFSGRGDASSKFGPNNRWGFFPSASLAWRLAEEKWLNLPKQISELKIRTSYGLTGNDDITPFLYKELYGVTAYNEQSGYYPTGIPNPNLKWETTAQFNVGLDLSLFNNRITLTVDYYNKQTKDLLLDRLIPESSGYSSVIENIGRVENKGFEFNLSTVNLDGAFKWTTVFNLSANRNKVLELYNNKPIDNIGRGGNRVMVGQPIGIFYNYKWLGIDPSTGDCVYADLNKNGRVDADDRTIVGNPQPDFIGGITNTFNYKGFDLSIFLQFSYGNDVFNGSRLYLESLTGGDNQLESVTRRWKNVGDITDIPRATSDATATANNRRASSRFIEDGSYLRIKNVNLGYTLKKEWIKKFKLENLRVYVTAQNLFTFTHYSGLDPEVNYVGNDNSIIGTDFFTYPQARSYNFGVNIKF, from the coding sequence ATGAGAGCAATATTATGTAATTTAATTTCCATTGCAGTGCATAAACTGGCATGGATAAAACCATCGGGTAAGTTGAGCACGCGAGGAAACTTATTGAAGATTCTTTTTCTGATATTTATTTGTTCGACGAAATTAGTAGCAGGTAATGAAACTACCACTCCCTCAGTTCCGGCATCCGAGATCAAGGTCAGCGGAAAAATCGTTGACAATGAAGGTTACCCTATGCCCGGTGCAACCGTTGCAATTAAGGGAAAAGCAACCGGGGTGATTACTCAGTCCGATGGTACGTATTCCATTTCGGTTCCATCCGAATCGAGCGTGTTGGAGTTTTCCTTTATCGGGTATACTAAGCAACAGTTTACTGTAGGTTCTCGTACGGTGTTTAATGTAGTGATGAAGCCTGATGCCACTTTGTTGAATGAATTGGTAGTCGTGGGTTATGCTGTTGAACAAAAGGCATTACTAACAGGGTCGGTAGGTGTTGTAAATTCAGAAACTCTTAATAAAATACCGGTATCGACCATTGATGGTGTGTTGCAGGGACAAACCAGCGGGTTGCAGGTAACACAAAATTCCGGAACTCCGGGAGCCGCTATGTCGGTCAGAATTCGTGGTGTGAGTTCGGTTTCGGGCTCTAATCAACCTCTGTATGTTATTGATGGAATTCCGGTTACCACGGGTGATTATGCACAGATAGGATATGAAGGGCAGGGGACCAATGCATTATCGGATTTAAATCCTTCTGATATTGAATCTGTAACTGTTTTAAAAGATGCTGCGGCTGCTTCTATTTACGGAGCACGCGCAACCAATGGGGTGGTGGTGATTACTACCAAACGGGGTAAAAGCCAAAAGAGTACCTTGAGTGTGAATTTAATGCATGGAGTACAGCAAGTTGGTAAAAAACTCAAGATGCTGGATGCTCGCGGTTGGATGGAATATAGCAATGATTTGGCAGGTTCGCAGAGATTTACGCAAAGCCAGATGGATAATATAACCGTGAATACAAACTGGCAGGATGTAATTTTCCGTACAGCTCCAACAACTAAAGTGGAATTATCGGTTGCAGGAGGAAACGAAAAGACCAAATTCTATATAAGCGGTGATTATTTTCAACAGGATGGAATTCTGAAAGGAACAGATTACAACCGTTTGAACAGCCGATTAAATCTAGATCACAGTTTGACCGACAAAATATCGATAGGTGCCAGTTTGGGTATTTCTTATGCAAAGACCGATCGCGTAGAAGGTGATCAGTCGACACATGGTGTACTACCCAACGGAATTTCAACTCCGGCTATTTTTCCTGTGTATAATGCCGATGGTTCTTACAATCAGAGCGGACCGTATTCCAATGCCATTTCTATTGTTGACGGAGCAACAAACCAAAATTTTTCATTCCGAACCATTGGTAATACATTCTTGAACTACAACATTATTCCCGGTTTGACTTTTTCTACTAAATGGGGAATTGATTTCCTGAATTTCAGGGAACATGCTTTTGAATACAATACGGTTCAAGGGAAGAAATACAATGGATTGGGATTTGAGGCTTACAACAATGTGATGAATGCTGTTTCGAATAACACGCTGAAATATCATTTTTCGCTCAAAAAACATGATTTTGATATTTTAGCCGGCTATAGTTTTGAAAAGAAACAAAACCGTTATTCGTTTACGCGTGCGCAGGATTATCCGGATGAGAACCTTCAGTATACTGTTTCAGCAGCTACCATTGTGCAATCCTATGCCAATGCGTTGGATGAAGGAACTGAATCATTTTTTGGTCGTTTGAATTACAATTACGACAATAAATACATAGCGTCTTTCTCTGGTCGTGGCGATGCTTCTTCTAAATTTGGACCGAACAATCGTTGGGGATTTTTCCCTTCAGCTTCGTTGGCATGGCGATTGGCTGAAGAAAAATGGCTTAATCTACCAAAACAAATTAGTGAACTAAAAATCAGAACCAGTTATGGTTTGACAGGAAACGATGATATTACCCCATTTTTGTATAAAGAACTGTATGGCGTTACTGCCTATAATGAGCAATCGGGCTATTATCCTACCGGTATTCCTAATCCTAATTTAAAATGGGAAACCACTGCACAGTTTAATGTGGGTCTCGATTTGAGTTTGTTTAATAACCGAATTACATTGACGGTAGATTATTACAATAAACAAACAAAAGATCTTTTGCTGGATCGCCTGATTCCTGAAAGTTCGGGGTACTCATCCGTTATAGAGAACATAGGGCGGGTTGAAAACAAGGGTTTTGAATTTAATTTATCAACTGTCAATTTGGATGGTGCATTTAAATGGACTACTGTGTTCAACCTATCTGCTAACCGCAATAAAGTATTGGAATTATACAACAACAAACCTATCGATAATATTGGCCGGGGAGGTAATAGGGTCATGGTGGGACAACCTATCGGTATTTTCTACAATTATAAATGGCTGGGTATTGACCCTTCAACGGGTGATTGTGTTTATGCCGATTTAAATAAAAATGGAAGAGTTGATGCTGACGATCGGACTATTGTGGGCAATCCTCAACCTGATTTTATCGGAGGTATTACCAATACGTTTAATTATAAAGGATTTGATTTAAGCATATTCCTTCAATTTTCGTATGGCAATGATGTGTTCAACGGTTCACGCCTCTATCTGGAGTCGCTCACAGGGGGTGATAACCAGCTGGAATCTGTCACCCGTCGTTGGAAAAATGTAGGTGATATAACCGACATTCCCCGTGCTACTTCCGATGCTACGGCTACAGCCAACAATCGCCGTGCTTCTTCACGCTTTATCGAAGATGGGTCGTATTTGAGGATAAAAAATGTAAACCTAGGCTATACACTAAAAAAGGAGTGGATTAAAAAATTCAAGCTGGAAAACCTCCGGGTGTACGTTACGGCTCAGAATCTGTTCACTTTTACGCATTATAGTGGCTTAGATCCTGAAGTGAATTATGTTGGTAACGACAATTCAATTATAGGTACTGACTTCTTTACCTATCCGCAAGCGAGAAGTTATAATTTTGGTGTAAACATAAAGTTCTAA
- a CDS encoding RagB/SusD family nutrient uptake outer membrane protein has protein sequence MKRVYKYFYQLIVLSSLVIMPACNTLDVDPADKITAEQAFKNKAGIEKGILGSYSELQSFGYYGRSYLIASDMAADNLVHPTDATQVDYAEIDNNTLLSENGVVENIWASIYSAINVANSVIDKVPGMAGMTDDEKAAALGELYFLRGLNHFNLMNYFGAIPVKTTATVGTKNLDVPRNTTTEVFTQIITDLKYAEAHLPASASTKTRASKYAATALLARVYLYQKNYALAYEKANDVITKGGYTFLPSFAQVFATEGSPETIFEVEFDAKNRNRVAEFNFPKVMNGKGEAKPDPTLVTAYEVTDKRLVSSIADSVTYNYAQKYKDMSLGDKNIIVLRLAEMYLIRAEAEAHSATGVISNVQDDINKIRNRAGLANTDAATMPDLLLAIEKERRLEFAFEGHRWFDLVRTNRALDLLPNVTKSYKMLFPIPLSEINANSKMKQNPGYN, from the coding sequence ATGAAACGAGTATATAAATATTTCTATCAACTGATAGTTCTTAGTTCTTTAGTCATAATGCCGGCTTGCAATACATTGGATGTGGATCCGGCCGATAAGATAACAGCTGAACAGGCTTTTAAAAATAAAGCAGGTATCGAAAAAGGTATTTTGGGAAGTTATTCCGAGCTTCAGAGTTTTGGTTATTATGGCAGAAGTTATCTGATTGCTTCCGACATGGCAGCCGATAACCTTGTACATCCAACAGATGCTACTCAGGTTGATTATGCAGAGATAGATAACAATACCCTTTTGTCCGAAAACGGAGTGGTTGAAAATATCTGGGCGAGTATTTATTCTGCTATAAATGTTGCGAACAGTGTTATAGATAAAGTGCCCGGAATGGCTGGCATGACCGACGACGAAAAAGCGGCAGCGCTTGGCGAACTTTATTTTTTAAGAGGACTGAATCATTTTAATCTGATGAATTATTTCGGAGCCATTCCTGTTAAAACTACAGCAACTGTGGGAACTAAAAACCTGGATGTACCCAGAAATACAACCACCGAAGTTTTTACACAAATCATCACCGATTTGAAGTATGCCGAGGCACATCTTCCGGCTTCCGCATCAACAAAGACCAGAGCGTCAAAGTATGCTGCAACAGCTTTGCTGGCAAGGGTCTATCTGTACCAGAAAAATTATGCTTTAGCCTACGAAAAGGCTAACGACGTAATTACAAAAGGCGGATATACTTTCTTGCCTAGTTTTGCTCAGGTTTTTGCTACGGAAGGTAGTCCTGAAACCATTTTCGAAGTTGAATTCGACGCTAAAAATCGTAACCGTGTTGCCGAATTCAATTTTCCGAAAGTAATGAATGGCAAAGGAGAGGCAAAACCCGATCCGACTTTAGTTACTGCCTATGAGGTAACTGACAAGCGACTGGTTAGCTCTATTGCTGATAGTGTGACGTATAACTACGCACAAAAATATAAAGATATGAGTTTGGGTGATAAAAATATAATAGTACTGCGTTTAGCCGAAATGTATTTGATACGGGCTGAAGCTGAAGCGCATTCAGCAACAGGAGTCATCTCTAACGTTCAGGACGATATAAATAAAATTCGTAACCGTGCAGGTCTGGCTAATACCGATGCTGCTACCATGCCTGATTTGTTGTTGGCCATAGAAAAAGAACGACGACTGGAATTTGCTTTTGAAGGTCATCGCTGGTTTGATTTGGTACGTACCAACCGAGCTCTTGATCTGTTGCCCAATGTAACGAAGTCCTATAAAATGCTATTCCCGATTCCTTTGTCGGAGATTAACGCGAATTCCAAAATGAAACAGAATCCCGGATATAATTAA